The Oreochromis niloticus isolate F11D_XX linkage group LG2, O_niloticus_UMD_NMBU, whole genome shotgun sequence genome includes a region encoding these proteins:
- the synpo gene encoding synaptopodin isoform X2, with the protein MEMEKGHTSIRRGVSWSPGGLRKPFQLTQDMQTRGTDYNASWEKTGFNKEHMSRKTNLTRSASLSEKELKEARVKSQIIAAQLTVPSNSKSRGVQLFNRRKQRVNAFTLESCGERSDEDRAENVKTNPPSNKLTWAERSSEEKDRDLNLKNTTADKSVFSTPARVRSVGDIMDEPAKDFHKEEDTDDSVVQERHFLPVKEEQEEEARHQFHEDLEDEAERETPPGSKTTDVIVSVHAEGEAEINGRQTGPDPAGKLPNGCHGASGPEKVSVPTSKRASSFINRTARPFFSPPTVQSPEIVKPVMDIPPPPSYSTPPLPAFTVPQPVVASPAPPPPSYPTPPLPAFTNQPPQTYYSSPPPLSPVMSPSSPPPSHFSASQYSQMPHYGPPTAPKPSTFVPKPSGETKMTTPIKTGILEEGAARRANKKSMFTFKEKPVVAPNPELLSLVQGADERKKHGHKSVPEPGSEEELLALGAEASNFLAKEEDRTEGARAPEWASCLKSSRTRPRAQHQPEQSLTNVSGKGAELFAKRQSRMEKYVVENQNAGQIRSPSPTMSLPPSWVYPSNMPGRVKAIAKNSDMCTQLSQNLKAQQAVKQKPMKKPPPPEAVPEPPPLENGCSKIEMDLSRHRPYQLNSSLFIINPVKDPISTLPKGAPQARNQLSTPTFSRQTSLPNNPPFNFSAQCMSPQIPLSPPGGPDYPSNPTSDQPRISSPMPAFSPDRVSSPRSSVQAPRPTFSAKKAGIAPQVWRPSLYRF; encoded by the coding sequence ATCTGACCAGGAGTGCCAGTTTGTCAGAGAAGGAGCTAAAGGAGGCTCGCGTCAAGAGTCAGATCATTGCTGCTCAGCTCACCGTCCCTTCCAACTCCAAGTCCAGGGGTGTGCAGCTCTTTAATCGGCGTAAGCAGAGAGTCAACGCCTTCACACTTGAGAGCTGTGGAGAAAGGTCAGACGAGGACAGAGCTGAGAATGTGAAAACAAACCCCCCATCCAACAAACTGACATGGGCAGAGAGGAGCAGTGAGGAAAAGGACAGAGATCTAAACTTAAAGAACACGACCGCTGACAAGTCGGTCTTCTCGACACCTGCAAGAGTACGCTCAGTGGGAGATATCATGGATGAGCCGGCTAAGGATTTCCACAAAGAAGAAGACACTGATGACAGTGTTGTACAAGAGAGACACTTCCTCCCTGtcaaggaggagcaagaggaagAGGCACGACATCAATTTCATGAGGATCTAGAGGATGAGGCCGAGCGTGAGACTCCGCCAGGGAGTAAAACCACTGATGTGATAGTGTCAGTACATGCTGAAGGAGAAGCAGAGATAAATGGGAGGCAAACAGGGCCAGATCCTGCTGGAAAGCTTCCTAATGGCTGTCATGGTGCCTCTGGTCCTGAGAAGGTGTCTGTGCCCACATCTAAGCGGGCAAGCTCCTTCATCAATAGAACTGCCAGACCTTTCTTCTCTCCGCCCACAGTGCAGTCTCCGGAGATCGTCAAGCCTGTCATGGAcatcccccctcctccttcctaCTCCACACCTCCTCTCCCTGCTTTTACTGTCCCCCAGCCTGTGGTGGCCTCACCTGCTCCTCCGCCTCCGTCATATCCCACACCACCTCTACCAGCTTTTACAAACCAGCCCCCACAGACTTACTACTCCAGTCCACCTCCACTGTCTCCTGTCATGTCTCCTTCTTCTCCTCCGCCATCCCATTTCTCTGCTTCCCAGTATTCACAAATGCCCCATTATGGCCCTCCCACAGCCCCAAAACCCTCCACTTTTGTTCCTAAGCCATCTGGGGAGACGAAGATGACAACACCAATCAAAACAGGAATACTTGAGGAGGGTGCTGCCAGGAGGGCAAATAAAAAGTCAATGTTCACATTCAAAGAGAAACCGGTGGTTGCTCCAAACCCCGAGCTACTTTCTCTAGTGCAAGGGGCGGATGAAAGAAAGAAGCATGGACACAAATCTGTCCCTGAGCCAGGATCTGAAGAAGAGTTACTGGCTCTGGGTGCAGAAGCCTCCAACTTCCTCGCCAAGGAAGAGGACAGGACAGAGGGAGCAAGAGCTCCAGAATGGGCCTCCTGTCTCAAGAGCTCAAGGACCCGACCGAGGGCACAGCACCAACCGGAGCAGTCGCTTACAAATGTGTCCGGAAAAGGTGCTGAACTGTTTGCTAAGCGTCAGTCCAGGATGGAAAAATATGTGGTTGAGAATCAGAACGCAGGCCAAATTAGATCTCCTTCTCCCACAATGTCTCTGCCACCATCTTGGGTTTACCCATCAAACATGCCTGGTAGGGTCAAAGCTATCGCTAAAAACTCTGACATGTGCACTCAACTTTCACAAAATCTCAAGGCGCAACAAGCAGTCAAGCAGAAACCAATGAAAAAACCTCCACCACCAGAGGCAGTTCCAGAGCCGCCACCTTTGGAAAATGGTTGCTCCAAGATAGAGATGGATCTGTCGAGACACCGGCCATACCAGCTTAACTCTTCTCTCTTCATCATTAACCCAGTCAAGGACCCCATCAGTACCCTACCCAAAGGAGCACCACAGGCCAGGAACCAGCTCTCCACTCCAACTTTCTCCAGACAGACTTCCCTCCCTAACAATCCTCCCTTTAACTTTAGTGCCCAATGCATGTCTCCTCAAATACCTCTCAGCCCTCCAGGAGGACCAGATTATCCTTCAAATCCGACATCTGATCAGCCGAGGATCAGCTCTCCGATGCCTGCTTTTTCTCCAGACAGGGTGTCCTCTCCCCGGTCATCAGTACAGGCACCAAGGCCCACATTTTCTGCCAAAAAGGCAGGGATTGCACCGCAGGTGTGGAGACCCTCTTTGTACCGTTTTTAG